One window of Dromaius novaehollandiae isolate bDroNov1 chromosome 20, bDroNov1.hap1, whole genome shotgun sequence genomic DNA carries:
- the ABCA2 gene encoding ATP-binding cassette sub-family A member 2 isoform X4: MAFYTAAPLTSAGILPVMQSLCPDGQRDEFGFLQYSNSTVTQLLEHLSEVVEQSNLFDPDHPGLEEELESLRRRLEALSSSEPSSMETRFSSQAGSGFTLAWAAKDRGELHRFLTQNLSLPNSTAELLLGSSIDLREVYRLYFGSAPLAPDTYERDLWNRFGPSEKVLKLEKSLPSSWRTLREGLIHKALRDPSRASHRQTLLHLLSQALGLANAAPGPTDSYNPQAFVTEMENIVFTAPVLEHLTCDQSQGGLRRLLHVAPSQQALLQAYRALVCNGSQAAREERFAQLATELKDQLDSRKIVSRLKLDEVNSTATQHRLHALLEDLMEMEKVLRDMDILSALAKLLPKGACASKAPPPTANSTGWASGNATAGSNTTAEEESDGEGKPGSENPQGQFSAFVQLWAGLQPILCGNNRTIEPEALKQGNMSSLGFTSKEQRNLGLLVHLMTSNPKILYAPVGTEVDKVILKANETFAFVGNVTHYAKAWMNISPEIRAYLEEGRLQRRIRWLQQFTADLHKHPEILNVSDSDLLHSFLNGNFSLPNASVLLQQLDTIDNAACGWVHFMAKVSVDIFKGFPDEESIVNYTLNQAYQDNVTVFASVIFQTNKDGSLPPHVMYKIRQNSSFTEKTNEIRRAYWRPGPNTGGRFYFLYGFVWIQDMMERALINTFVGHDVVEPGNYVQMFPYPCYTRDDFLFVIEHMMPLCMVISWVYSVAMMIQHIVTEKEHRLKEVMKMMGLNNAVHWVAWFITGFVQLSISVTALTAILKYGKVLMHSDVLIIWLFLAIYAVATIMFCFLVSVLYSKAKLASACGGIIYFLSYVPYMYVAIREEVAHDKITAFEKCIASLMSTTAFGLGSKYFALYEVAGVGIQWHTFSQSPVEGDDFNLLLSMMMLSVDAVVYGVLTWYIEAVHPGMYGLPRPWYFPFQKSYWLGNGRVETWEWTWPWSRTTRLSIMEEDQACAMESRRLAPHHPVLVAEETRGIEEEPSHLPLVVCIDKLTKVYKTDKKLALNKLSLNLYENQVVSFLGHNGAGKTTTMSILTGLFPPTSGSATIYGHDIRTEMDEIRKNLGMCPQHNVLFDRLTVEEHLWFYSQLKSMAEEEIRKEMDKMIEDLELSNKRHSLVQTLSGGMKRKLSVAIAFVGGSRAVILDEPTAGVDPYARRAIWDLILKYKPGRTILLSTHHMDEADLLGDRIAIISHGKLKCCGSPLFLKSTYGDGYKLTVVKRQSDTRNSTESGQPHSPPSHSSVSPCSEPRVSQFIKKYVASCLLISDTNTELSYILPSEAVKKGCFERLFQHLEQSLEELDLTSFGLMDTTLEEVFLKVSEEDQSLENSDVDMKESKKDALRPPAPELGPKPEANGEPLAEAEVPEKPEVELSNLVTCSKLAQSQASLRSASSVGSVRGDEGGAYSEFFGDYSPLFDNRQDPDNISLQDQEADLEAEDNDLAGQGSFKLEGSWLKLRQFHGLIVKRFHCAKRNTKALFSQILLPAFFVCVAMTVALSVPEIGDLPPLILSPSQYHNYTQPKGNFIPYANEERREYRIRLSPDASPQQLVNTFHLPSGVGATCVLKTAFNNTLDQPMQTLNLNSNESKMLAAKYFDAMCIDSFTQGLPLSNFVPPPPSPAPSDYPISVDEDLLRAWNSTTFSSAIKETVTSAPTLPRIIHEPIKCTCSMQGTGFSCPSGVGGHPPQMKVVTGDILADITGRNVSEYLLYTSDRFRLHRYGALTFGNVQKSIPASFGAKAPAMVRKIAVRRTAQVFYNNKGYHSMPTYLNALNNAILRANLPKSKGNPAAYGITVTNHPMNKTSASLSLDYLLQGTDVVIAIFIIVAMSFVPASFVVFLVAEKATKAKHLQFVSGCDPIIYWLANYVWDMLNYLVPATCCIIILFVFDLPAYTSPTNFPAVLSLFLLYGWSITPIMYPASFWFEVPSSAYVFLIVINLFIGITATVATFLLQLFEHDKDLKVVNSYLKSCFLVFPNYNLGHGLMEMAYNEYINEYYAKIGQFDKMKSPFEWDIVTRGLVAMTIEGFVGFFITIMCQYNFFRKPQRLPVSTKPIEDDIDVANERHRVLRGDADNDMLKIENLTKVYKSRKIGRILAVDRLCVGVRPGECFGLLGVNGAGKTTTFKMLTGDESTTGGEAFVNGHSILKELLQVQQSLGYCPQFDALFDELTAQEHLELYTRLRGIPWKDEERVVKWALKKLELTKYADKPASTYSGGNKRKLSTAIALIGYPSFIFLDEPTTGMDPKARRFLWNLILDVIKTGRSVVLTSHSMEECEALCTRLAIMVNGRLKCLGSIQHLKNRFGDGYMITVRTKSSLNVKEVVRFFNRNFPEAILKERHHTKVQYQLKSDQISLAQVFSKMEQVVDVLGIEDYSVSQTTLDNVFVNFAKKQSDNLEQQETSPSCALQSPLERVLSLLRPRAAPTELRALVVEEQEDLETDDEGLISFEEERAQLSFNTDTLC; encoded by the exons ATGG CTTTCTACACGGCGGCCCCCCTCACCTCAGCCGGGATCCTACCTGTGATGCAGTCCCTGTGTCCGGACGGCCAGCGGGATGAATTCGGCTTCCTGCAGTACTCCAATTCCAC GGTGACACAGCTCCTCGAGCACCTCAGTGAAGTGGTGGAGCAAAGTAACTTGTTCGACCCCGACCACCCAGGCCTGGAAGAGGAGCTGGAGTCCCTGCGCCGGCGCCTGGAGGCCCTCAGCAGCAGCGAGCCCAGCTCCATGGAGACCCGCTTCAGCAGCCAGGCAG GATCCGGCTTCACCCTGGCGTGGGCAGCCAAGGACCGGGGTGAGCTGCACCGTTTCCTCACGCAGAACCTGTCCCTCCCCAACAGCACAGCCGAGCTCCTCCTGGGCTCCAGCATCGACCTCCGGGAG GTGTACCGCCTTTATTTTGGATCTGCTCCTTTGGCACCTGACACCTATGAGAGAGATCTGTGGAATCGGTTTGGCCCCAGTGAGAAGGTCTTGAAGCTGGAG AAGAGCCTCCCCAGCAGCTGGAGGACCCTGCGGGAAGGACTGATACACAAGGCCCTGCGTGACCCTTCCAGAGCCTCGCACAGGCAGACCCTGCTCCACCTGCTCTCGCAAGCTCTGGGCCTCGCCAATGCTGCCCCAGGGCCCACCGACTCCTACAACCCCCAGGCCTTCGTCACAGAGATGGAG AATATCGTCTTCACGGCACCCGTGCTGGAGCACCTCACGTGCGACCAGAGCCAAGGGGGGCTGCGGCGCCTTCTCCACGTGGCCCCGAGCCAGCAGGCACTGCTGCAGGCCTACCGGGCGCTGGTGTGCAACGGGAGCCAGGCGGCCCGCGAGGAGCGCTTCGCCCAGCTGGCCACCGAGCTCAAGGACCAGCTGGACTCCCGCAAAATCGTCAGCAGG CTGAAGCTGGATGAGGTGAACAGCACGGCCACCCAGCACCGGCTTCATGCCCTCCTTGAGGACCTCATGGAGATGGAGAAGGTTCTCCGCGATATGGATATTCTCTCAGCTTTGGCCAAGCTGCTGCCCAAAGGAGCTTGTGCCAGCAAGGCCCCGCCACCCACCGCCAACAGCACCGGCTGGGCCAGTGGCAATGCCACGGCGGGCAGCAAcaccacagcagaggaggagagcgATGGGGAGGGCAAGCCAGGCAGTGAAAACCCACAGGGGCAGTTCTCAGCCTTCGTGCAGCTGTGGGCTGGGCTGCAGCCCATCCTGTGCGGGAACAACCG GACGATCGAGCCTGAGGCACTGAAGCAGGGCAACATGAGCTCTCTGGGCTTCACCAGCAAGGAGCAACGGAACCTGGGCCTCCTTGTACATCTTATGACGAGCAACCCCAAAATCCTCTATGCACCTGTGGGCACTGAAGTAGACAAGGTCATCCTGAAG gccaATGAGACCTTTGCTTTCGTGGGCAACGTCACCCACTACGCCAAGGCATGGATGAACATCTCCCCTGAGATCAGGGCCTACCtggaggagggcaggctgcagaGACGCATCCGCTGGCTCCAGCAG TTCACAGCCGACCTCCACAAGCACCCAGAGATCCTGAATGTCTCCGACAGCGACCTTCTCCACAGCTTCCTCAATGGCAACTTCTCCCTGCCCAACGCCAGcgtcctgctccagcagctggaCACCATTGACAACGCTGCCTGTGGCTGGGTCCACTTCATGGCCAAG GTCAGTGTGGACATCTTCAAGGGCTTCCCAGATGAGGAGAGCATCGTCAACTACACACTGAATCAGGCCTACCAGGACAACGTCACTGTCTTTGCTA GTGTCATCTTCCAGACCAACAAGGATGGCTCGCTCCCCCCTCATGTCATGTACAAGATCCGGCAGAACTCCAGCTTCACTGAGAAAACCAATGAGATCCGGCGGGCGTACTGGCGGCCTGGTCCCAACACTGGTGGGCGCTTCTACTTCCTCTACGGCTTTGTCTGGATTCAGG ACATGATGGAGCGCGCCCTCATCAATACTTTTGTTGGCCACGACGTGGTGGAGCCTGGCAATTATGTGCAGATGTTCCCCTACCCCTGTTATACCCGGGACGA CTTCCTCTTCGTCATCGAGCACATGATGCCCCTGTGCATGGTGATCTCCTGGGTCTACTCGGTGGCCATGATGATCCAGCACATTGTGACGGAGAAGGAGCATCGCCTGAAAGAG GTGATGAAGATGATGGGCTTGAACAATGCGGTGCATTGGGTGGCTTGGTTCATCACTGGCTTCGTCCAGCTCTCCATCTCGGTCACAGCTCTCACTGCCATCCTAAAATACGGCAAGGTCCTGATGCACAGCGATGTCCTCATCATCTGGCTCTTCCTCGCCATCTATGCTGTGGCCACCATCATGTTCTG TTTCCTAGTGTCAGTGCTCTACTCCAAGGCCAAGCTGGCCTCAGCCTGTGGTGGCATCATCTATTTCCTGAGCTACGTGCCCTACATGTACGTTGCCATCCGGGAGGAGGTGGCACACGACAAGATCACAGCCTTTGAGAAGTGCATTGCG TCCCTTATGTCGACCACGGCCTTTGGTTTGGGCTCCAAATACTTTGCCCTATATGAGGTGGCTGGCGTGGGCATCCAGTGGCACACCTTCAGCCAGTCACCTGTGGAAGGAGATGACTTCAACCTCTTGTTGTCCATGATGATGCTGAGCGTAGATGCCGTGGTGTATGGGGTGCTCACGTGGTACATCGAGGCCGTGCACCCGG GTATGTATGGCCTGCCGCGGCCCTggtacttccctttccagaagtcCTACTGGTTGGGGAATGGGCGAGTGGAGACGTGGGAGTGGACTTGGCCCTGGTCCCGCACCACCCGCCTCAGCATCATGGAGGAGGACCAGGCCTGTGCCATGGAGAGCAGGAGACTGG CTCCTCACCATCCTGTTCTTGTAGCAGAGGAGACGCGAGGCATCGAGGAGGAGCCGTCCCACCTGCCATTGGTTGTTTGCATTGACAAGCTCACCAAGGTCTACAAGACGGACAAGAAGCTGGCACTGAACAAGCTGAGCCTCAACCTCTATGAGAACCAGGTGGTTTCCTTCCTGGGACACAATGGAGCGGGCAAAACTACCACCAT GTCCATCCTGACCGGCTTGTTCCCTCCAACATCGGGCTCTGCTACCATCTATGGGCATGATATCCGGACAGAGATGGATGAGATCCGGAAGAACCTGGGCATGTGTCCCCAGCACAACGTACTCTTTGACAGGCTGACGGTGGAGGAGCACCTCTGGTTCTACTCACAGCTCAAGAGCATGGCAGAGGAGGAGATCCGCAAGGAGATGGACAA GATGATTGAAGACCTGGAGCTCTCCAACAAACGCCACTCCCTGGTGCAAACCCTCTCGGGTGGCATGAAGAGGAAGCTGTCAGTGGCTATAGCCTTCGTGGGTGGATCGCGGGCTGTCATCTTGGACGAGCCCACAGCTGGTGTCGACCCGTATGCACGCAGGGCCATCTGGGACCTCATCCTCAAGTACAAGCCAG GGAGGACCATCCTGCTCTCCACCCACCACATGGACGAAGCTGACTTGCTGGGCGACCGCATTGCCATCATATCCCATGGCAAGCTCAAGTGCTGCGGCTCCCCACTGTTCCTCAAGAGCACCTATGGTGACGGTTACAAGCTGACGGTGGTCAAGAGGCAGTCAGACACCAGAAACAGCACAG AGTCGGGCCAGCCACACAGTCCCCCGTCCCACTCCTCCGTCAGCCCCTGCTCCGAGCCACGTGTCTCCCAGTTCATCAAGAAGTATGTGGCCTCCTGCCTCCTCATCTCGGACACCAACACCGAGCTCTCCTACATCCTGCCCAGCGAGGCTGTCAAGAAGGGCTGCTTCGAGAGGCTCTTCCAG CATTTGGAGCAGAGCCTGGAGGAGCTGGACCTGACCAGTTTTGGGCTGATGGATACCACCCTCGAGGAGGTCTTCCTCAAGGTGTCTGAGGAGGACCAGTCTCTGGAGAACAGCGATGTTG ACATGAAAGAATCCAAGAAGGATGCCCTGCGGCCACCCGCCCCCGAGTTGGGCCCGAAGCCTGAGGCCAACGGGGAGCCCCTTGCTGAAGCAGAAGTGCCTGAGAAGCCAGAGGTGGAGCTAAGCAACCTGGTGACCTGCTCCAAGCTTGCCCAGTCGCAGGCGTCCCTGCGCTCAGCCTCCTCGGTGGGCTCCGTGCGGGGCGATGAAGGTGGGGCTTATTCGGAGTTCTTTGGGGATTACTCTCCGTTGTTTGATAATCGGCAGGACCCTGATAACATCAGTCTGCAAG ATCAAGAGGCTGACCTGGAGGCGGAGGACAACGACCTGGCGGGACAGGGGAGCTTTAAGCTGGAGGGGTCATGGCTGAAGCTGCGGCAGTTCCACGGGCTGATCGTCAAACGCTTCCACTGTGCCAAGCGCAACACCAAGGCCCTCTTCTCGCAGATCCTCCTGCCCGCCTTCTTCGTCTGTGTGGCCATGACTGTGGCGCTTTCCGTGCCCGAAATAG GTGACCTGCCTCCCCTCATCCTCTCGCCATCTCAGTACCACAACTATACGCAGCCCAAGGGCAACTTCATTCCTTATGCCAACGAGGAGCGGCGTGAGTACCG caTCAGGCTGTCTCCTGATGCCAGCCCCCAGCAGCTGGTGAACACCTTCCACCTGCCCTCAGGCGTGGGTGCCACGTGTGTGCTCAAGACCGCCTTCAACAACACGCTGGACCAGCCCATGCAGACCCTGAACCTCAACAGCAACGAGTCCAAGATGCTGGCAGCCAAGTACTTCGATGCCATGTGCATCGACTCCTTCACACAAGGCCTGCCGCTCTCCAACTTTGTGCCACCACCTCCGTCCCCAGCCCCCTCTGACTACCCCATCTCAGTGGACGAGGACCTGCTGCGTGCCTGGAACTCCACAACCTTTTCCTCTGCCATCAAAG AGACCGTCACCTCAGCCCCGACCCTGCCCCGAATTATCCACGAGCCCATCAAGTGCACATGCTCCATGCAGGGGACTGGCTTCTCCTGCCCCAGTGGTGTGGGAGGGCATCCCCCGCAGATGAAGGTGGTGACAGGGGACATCCTGGCAGACATCACTGGGCGCAACGTCTCCGAGTACCTGCTCTACACCTCGGACCGCTTCCGGCTGCACAG GTATGGGGCGCTCACCTTTGGCAATGTCCAGAAATCCATCCCAGCCTCCTTCGGGGCCAAGGCTCCTGCCATGGTGCGCAAGATAGCCGTCCGGAGAACAGCCCAG GTCTTCTACAACAACAAAGGCTACCACAGCATGCCCACTTATCTCAATGCACTCAACAACGCTATCCTGCGGGCCAACTTGCCCAAGAGCAAAGGCAACCCTGCTGCTTACG GTATCACAGTGACCAACCACCCCATGAACAAGACGAGTGCCAGCCTGTCTCTGGATTACCT CCTGCAAGGCACGGACGTAGTGATTGCCATCTTCATCATCGTAGCCATGTCCTTCGTGCCAGCCAGCTTCGTGGTGTTCCTGGTCGCCGAAAAGGCCACCAAGGCCAAACATCTGCAGTTTGTGAGCGGCTGCGACCCCATCATCTACTGGTTGGCCAACTATGTGTGGGATATG cTTAACTACCTGGTGCCAGCCACATGCTGTATCATTATCCTTTTTGTGTTCGACCTCCCAGCTTACACCTCTCCCACCAACTTCCCTGCTGTCCTCTCACTCTTTCTGCTCTATGG CTGGTCCATCACCCCCATCATGTACCCTGCTTCCTTCTGGTTTGAGGTGCCCAGTTCTGCCTATGTCTTCTTGATAGTCATCAACCTCTTcattggcatcacagccaccgtCGCCACATTCCTGCTGCAGCTCTTTGAGCATGACAAG GATTTGAAGGTGGTGAACAGCTACTTGAAGAGTTGCTTCCTTGTATTCCCTAACTACAACCTGGGTCATGGCTTGATGGAGATGGCTTATAATGAGTACATCAACGAATACTATGCCAAGATCG GGCAGTTTGACAAAATGAAGTCACCCTTTGAATGGGACATCGTGACACGCGGGCTGGTTGCCATGACAATCGAAGGCTTTGTCGGCTTCTTCATCACCATCATGTGCCAGTACAACTTCTTCCGGAAACCGCA GCGACTGCCCGTCTCCACCAAGCCCATTGAAGATGATATTGATGTGGCCAACGAGCGGCACCGTGTCTTGCGTGGCGATGCCGACAATGACATGCTGAAGATCGAGAACCTCACCAAG GTGTACAAGTCTCGCAAGATCGGGCGCATCCTGGCCGTGGACCGGCTGTGCGTGGGCGTCCGGCCTGGGGAGTGCTTCGGGCTGCTGGGTGTCAATGGCGCGGGGAAGACGACCACCTTCAAGATGCTTACGGGGGACGAGAGCACCACGGGTGGAGAGGCCTTCGTTAATGGGCACAG CATCCTGAAAGAGCTCCTGCAGGTCCAGCAAAGCTTGGGCTATTGCCCCCAGTTTGATGCACTCTTCGATGAGCTGACGGCCCAGGAGCACCTGGAGCTCTACACCCGCCTGCGTGGTATCCCATGGAAGGACGAGGAACGG GTGGTCAAGTGGGCACTGAAGAAGCTAGAGCTGACCAAGTATGCCGACAAACCCGCCAGCACCTACAGCGGAGGCAACAAGAGGAAGCTGTCCACGGCCATAGCACTGATAGGCTACCCATCCTTCATCTTCCTG GACGAGCCCACGACGGGGATGGACCCTAAGGCACGGCGCTTCCTTTGGAacctcatcctggatgtcatcaaAACAGGCCGCTCCGTGGTGCTCACATCCCACAG CATGGAGGAGTGCGAGGCGCTCTGCACCCGCCTGGCCATCATGGTGAATGGGCGACTCAAATGTCTCGGCAGCATCCAGCACCTGAAAAACAG GTTTGGAGATGGCTACATGATCACAGTGCGGACCAAGTCTAGCCTCAATGTCAAGGAGGTGGTGAGGTTCTTCAACCGCAACTTCCCCGAGGCCATCCTCAAG GAGCGGCACCACACCAAGGTCCAGTACCAGCTCAAATCGGACCAGATCTCGCTGGCACAGGTCTTCAGCAAGATGGAGCAGGTGGTGGACGTGCTGGGCATTGAAGACTATTCCGTCAGCCAGACCACCTTGGACAAC GTGTTTGTGAATTTTGCCAAGAAGCAAAGCGACAACCTGGAGCAGCAGGAGACgagccccagctgtgccctgcagtcGCCTCTGGAGCGAGTGCTCAGCCTGCTGCGCCCGCGGGCGGCCCCCACGGAGCTGCGGGCCCTGGtggtggaggagcaggaggatcTGGAGACCGATGACGAAGGCCTCATCAGCTTCGAGGAGGAGAGG GCTCAGCTCTCGTTCAACACGGACACACTGTGCTGA